In Sphingomonas sp. SORGH_AS_0950, the following are encoded in one genomic region:
- the acnA gene encoding aconitate hydratase AcnA, whose product MTAIGQDSLKTRSTLNVDGKTYDYFSLAKASEQLGDISRLPFSMKVLLENLLRFEDGTTVTREDIQAIVDWQKTQRSDREIQYRPARVLMQDFTGVPCVVDLAAMRDAITKLGGDAAKINPQVPVHLVIDHSVMVDEFGTPQAFEDNVDLEYQRNMERYEFLKWGSKALDNFSVVPPGTGICHQVNLEYIGQAIWSSTETGEHATGSSAIAYPDTLVGTDSHTTMINGLGVLGWGVGGIEAEAAMLGQPVSMLIPEVVGFKLTGKLQEGITATDLVLTITQMLRAKGVVGRFVEFYGPGLSSMTLADRATIANMAPEYGATCGFFPVDDKTLDYMRLTARSDENVALVEAYAKANGFWRHDDAADPVFTDTLELDMSTVVPSLAGPKRPQDKVVLTEVDDVFNADLAKVYKKDEAKRVAVDDRGHDIGDGDVVIAAITSCTNTSNPSVLVAAGLVARKANALGLKPKPWVKTSLAPGSQVVTDYLDKAGLTADLDAIGFNLVGYGCTTCIGNSGPLAEPISKAINGNDIVAASVLSGNRNFEGRVSPDVRANFLASPPLVVAYALKGTVTQDMRETPIGQGKDGQDVYLKDIWPSNDEVRSLMDANIDDEMFRSRYGNVYAGDAKWSAIEVTGSDTYSWPAASTYVANPPYFEGMEMTPKPVTDIIEAKPLAILGDSITTDHISPAGSIKADSPAGIFLQEHQVAKKDFNSYGARRGNHDVMMRGTFANIRIKNEMVPGVEGGMTQYDGEVMPIYDAAMRHKADGTPLVIIAGKEYGTGSSRDWAAKGTNLLGVRAVITESFERIHRSNLVGMGVLPLQFAEGVTRETLKLDGTESFTIQNVAAIRPRQDVEVILTRKDGSTETFLTKCRIDTVNELEYFLNGGILQYVLRKLAA is encoded by the coding sequence ATGACTGCGATAGGCCAGGACAGCCTGAAGACCCGCTCGACGCTGAACGTCGACGGCAAGACCTATGATTATTTCAGCCTCGCCAAGGCATCCGAGCAGCTCGGCGACATCAGCCGCCTGCCCTTCTCGATGAAGGTGCTGCTGGAGAATCTGCTGCGCTTCGAGGACGGCACGACCGTCACGCGCGAGGATATCCAGGCGATCGTCGACTGGCAGAAGACCCAGCGTTCGGACCGCGAGATCCAGTATCGCCCGGCCCGCGTGCTGATGCAGGACTTCACCGGCGTGCCCTGCGTGGTCGACCTCGCCGCGATGCGCGACGCGATCACCAAGCTGGGCGGCGACGCGGCCAAGATCAATCCGCAGGTCCCCGTCCACCTCGTCATCGACCACTCGGTCATGGTGGACGAGTTCGGCACGCCCCAGGCGTTCGAGGACAATGTCGACCTCGAGTACCAGCGCAACATGGAACGCTATGAGTTCCTGAAGTGGGGCTCGAAGGCGCTCGACAATTTCTCGGTGGTCCCGCCGGGCACCGGCATCTGCCACCAGGTGAACCTGGAATATATCGGCCAGGCGATCTGGTCCTCGACCGAAACCGGCGAGCATGCGACCGGCTCGTCCGCGATCGCGTACCCGGACACGCTGGTCGGCACCGACAGCCACACCACGATGATCAACGGCCTGGGCGTGCTCGGCTGGGGCGTCGGCGGGATCGAGGCGGAAGCCGCGATGCTCGGCCAGCCCGTGTCGATGCTGATCCCCGAAGTCGTCGGCTTCAAGCTGACCGGCAAGCTCCAGGAAGGCATCACCGCCACCGACCTGGTGCTGACCATCACCCAGATGCTCCGCGCCAAGGGCGTGGTCGGCCGCTTCGTCGAATTCTACGGCCCTGGCCTGTCGTCGATGACGCTCGCCGACCGTGCGACGATCGCCAACATGGCGCCCGAGTACGGCGCGACCTGCGGCTTCTTCCCGGTCGACGACAAGACGCTCGACTATATGCGCCTGACCGCGCGTTCGGACGAGAATGTCGCGCTGGTCGAGGCTTATGCCAAGGCGAACGGCTTCTGGCGTCATGACGATGCCGCCGACCCCGTCTTCACCGACACGCTGGAACTGGACATGTCGACGGTCGTGCCGTCGCTGGCCGGTCCGAAGCGTCCGCAGGACAAGGTCGTCCTCACCGAAGTCGACGACGTGTTCAACGCCGACCTCGCCAAGGTGTACAAGAAGGACGAGGCCAAGCGCGTCGCGGTCGACGATCGTGGCCACGACATCGGCGACGGCGACGTCGTGATCGCCGCGATCACCAGCTGCACCAACACCTCGAACCCGAGCGTGCTGGTCGCCGCCGGCCTGGTCGCCCGCAAGGCGAACGCGCTGGGCCTGAAGCCCAAGCCCTGGGTCAAGACCTCGCTCGCCCCCGGTAGCCAGGTCGTCACCGATTATCTCGACAAGGCGGGCCTGACCGCCGATCTCGACGCGATCGGCTTCAACCTGGTCGGCTATGGCTGCACCACCTGCATCGGCAATTCGGGTCCGCTCGCCGAGCCGATCTCGAAGGCGATCAACGGCAACGACATCGTCGCCGCCTCGGTCCTGTCGGGCAACCGCAACTTCGAGGGCCGCGTGTCGCCCGACGTGCGCGCCAACTTCCTCGCCTCGCCGCCGCTCGTGGTGGCCTATGCGCTGAAGGGCACCGTCACGCAGGACATGCGTGAGACGCCGATCGGCCAGGGCAAGGACGGCCAGGACGTCTACCTGAAGGACATCTGGCCCTCGAACGACGAAGTCCGCAGCCTGATGGATGCGAACATCGACGACGAGATGTTCCGTTCGCGCTACGGCAACGTCTATGCGGGCGACGCCAAGTGGTCGGCGATCGAGGTGACCGGCTCGGACACCTATAGCTGGCCCGCCGCTTCGACCTATGTCGCCAACCCGCCCTATTTCGAGGGCATGGAGATGACGCCGAAGCCCGTCACCGACATCATCGAGGCCAAGCCGCTCGCCATCCTGGGCGACTCGATCACCACCGACCACATCAGCCCGGCCGGTTCGATCAAGGCCGACAGCCCGGCAGGTATCTTCCTGCAGGAGCATCAGGTCGCCAAGAAGGACTTCAACTCCTATGGCGCGCGTCGTGGCAACCATGACGTGATGATGCGCGGCACCTTCGCCAATATCCGCATCAAGAACGAGATGGTGCCGGGCGTCGAAGGCGGCATGACCCAGTATGACGGCGAAGTGATGCCGATCTATGACGCCGCGATGCGTCACAAGGCCGACGGCACGCCGCTCGTCATCATCGCGGGCAAGGAATATGGCACCGGCTCGTCGCGCGACTGGGCGGCGAAGGGCACCAACCTGCTCGGCGTGCGCGCGGTCATCACCGAGAGCTTCGAGCGTATCCACCGTTCGAACCTGGTCGGCATGGGCGTCCTGCCGCTTCAGTTCGCCGAGGGCGTGACCCGCGAGACGCTGAAGCTGGACGGCACCGAGAGCTTCACCATCCAGAACGTGGCGGCGATCCGTCCGCGTCAGGATGTCGAGGTGATCCTGACCCGCAAGGACGGCTCGACCGAGACCTTCCTGACCAAGTGCCGCATCGATACCGTCAACGAGCTGGAATATTTCCTGAACGGCGGCATCCTGCAGTACGTTCTGCGCAAGCTGGCGGCCTAA
- a CDS encoding helix-turn-helix transcriptional regulator has product MTPERFALLTRRHRECLRGVKALKGSKEIAAELGLGKSTVDSYLTEAVRLLGARNRRDAAIALADFEAHENGQVPEIEAEPTPHKIIPDSAGLVSEPTPMPLPMAPDGSTVGGAVQGGHVHASPRLSLPVRRQGQARNDMTMAERLLWIPTIAVALAIGFGMLATGLDVMTRVIGRLSHLG; this is encoded by the coding sequence ATGACCCCCGAACGTTTCGCCCTGTTGACCCGCCGCCATCGCGAATGTCTGCGCGGGGTGAAGGCCTTGAAAGGGTCCAAGGAAATCGCTGCCGAGCTGGGGCTCGGGAAATCCACCGTCGACAGCTATCTGACCGAGGCCGTTCGCCTGCTGGGCGCACGCAATCGTCGCGACGCGGCCATCGCACTGGCCGATTTTGAGGCCCATGAAAATGGCCAAGTCCCTGAAATCGAAGCAGAACCTACCCCGCATAAAATCATACCCGATTCTGCGGGGCTAGTTTCCGAACCGACGCCCATGCCACTTCCGATGGCACCGGATGGGAGTACGGTCGGCGGGGCGGTGCAGGGCGGCCATGTCCACGCATCGCCCCGCTTGTCTCTCCCGGTCCGGCGTCAGGGCCAGGCCCGCAACGACATGACCATGGCCGAAAGGCTGCTGTGGATCCCCACGATCGCCGTCGCGCTCGCCATCGGCTTCGGCATGCTGGCGACGGGACTCGATGTGATGACCCGGGTCATCGGGCGGCTGTCGCACCTTGGCTGA
- a CDS encoding phasin family protein, producing MAEDNGGGAGAIGGDMGTGAFADRVKGAGEAMQATGQKMAEGGSQVTLKMLEQAETNTREAFAAMRSAASAKDLGDVMRIQTEFLREQGNRSMAQAREIGELIVQFGRDAVGAARGSGN from the coding sequence ATGGCCGAGGATAATGGCGGCGGCGCGGGTGCGATCGGTGGCGATATGGGCACCGGCGCCTTTGCCGACCGGGTGAAGGGCGCGGGCGAGGCGATGCAGGCGACCGGCCAGAAGATGGCCGAGGGCGGATCGCAGGTCACGCTCAAGATGCTGGAACAGGCCGAAACCAACACGCGCGAGGCTTTCGCCGCGATGCGCTCGGCGGCCTCGGCCAAGGATCTGGGCGACGTGATGCGCATCCAGACCGAGTTCCTGCGCGAACAGGGCAATCGCTCGATGGCGCAGGCGCGCGAGATCGGCGAGTTGATCGTCCAGTTCGGTCGCGACGCCGTCGGCGCGGCGCGCGGGTCCGGCAATTAG
- a CDS encoding efflux transporter outer membrane subunit, protein MRIPFPLPAILLAATALSGCSMAPKYVQPALPVPASWPVGDAYLRQSEAALPSVRYSDIFRDARLQRLIAQALANNRDLRVAAANIAATRAQYRIQRASLLPQVDATGRYSYTDRGSGGAASQAVGNGGTGTGTGGTGTGGVGTGGTGTGVGTGGTGGSIVTGSGGNGSAWSVNLGTTAFELDLFGRVRSLTGAALDRYFATEAGARATRLTLVGDIADAWLNYGADQSLLAIAQQTAASAERSVTLTRARLEGGIAPRTDLRQAEQVLATAQADLAQQKTAVAQDVNALQLLVGAPIEASLLPASIEEAAPTIATLPAGLDSGILLRRPDVVQAEYQLRATNGQIGAARAALFPRISLTGLVGFASTALSSLFSGGSFNYSVAPSVSYPIFQAGAGVAGVRYSEAQRDAALATYEKTIQTAFQETADALARQGTIADQLGANRRFLTAAADTYRLTEASYRGGITPFLNTLDAQRSLYSAQRTVIATQLTAASNRVTLYRVLGGDSLLEATANGPVPVSPAG, encoded by the coding sequence ATGCGTATTCCATTCCCCCTGCCCGCGATCCTGCTGGCCGCCACCGCCCTGTCGGGCTGTTCGATGGCGCCCAAATATGTCCAGCCCGCCTTGCCGGTGCCGGCCTCCTGGCCGGTCGGCGATGCCTATCTCCGCCAGTCGGAGGCGGCGCTGCCCAGCGTGCGCTACAGCGACATCTTCCGCGACGCACGGCTGCAACGGCTGATCGCGCAGGCGCTGGCGAACAATCGCGACCTGCGCGTGGCGGCCGCCAACATCGCCGCGACGCGCGCGCAATATCGCATCCAGCGCGCCAGCCTGTTGCCGCAAGTCGATGCGACCGGCCGCTACAGCTATACCGATCGCGGATCGGGCGGCGCGGCGAGCCAGGCGGTCGGCAATGGCGGCACCGGAACCGGAACCGGCGGGACGGGCACGGGCGGTGTCGGCACCGGCGGAACCGGGACGGGTGTGGGAACCGGGGGCACCGGCGGCTCGATCGTCACCGGCTCGGGCGGCAATGGCAGCGCCTGGTCGGTCAATCTGGGCACCACCGCGTTCGAGCTGGACCTGTTCGGGCGCGTGCGGTCGCTGACCGGCGCGGCGCTCGACCGCTATTTCGCGACCGAGGCGGGGGCGCGGGCGACCCGGCTGACGCTGGTCGGCGACATCGCCGATGCCTGGCTGAACTATGGCGCGGACCAGAGCCTGCTCGCCATCGCGCAGCAGACCGCCGCCAGTGCCGAGCGCAGCGTCACGCTGACCCGCGCCCGGCTGGAGGGCGGCATCGCGCCGCGCACCGACCTGCGCCAGGCCGAACAGGTGCTCGCCACCGCGCAGGCCGATCTCGCGCAGCAGAAGACCGCCGTGGCGCAGGACGTCAACGCGCTGCAACTGCTGGTCGGCGCGCCGATCGAGGCCAGTCTGCTGCCCGCGTCGATCGAGGAGGCCGCCCCCACCATCGCCACCCTGCCCGCCGGGCTCGATTCGGGCATCCTGCTGCGCCGCCCCGATGTGGTGCAGGCCGAATATCAGCTGCGCGCGACCAATGGCCAGATCGGCGCGGCGCGCGCGGCGCTGTTCCCGCGTATCTCGCTGACCGGGCTGGTCGGCTTTGCCAGCACCGCGCTGTCCTCGCTCTTCTCGGGCGGCAGCTTCAACTATTCGGTCGCGCCGTCGGTCAGCTATCCGATCTTCCAGGCGGGCGCGGGCGTCGCCGGGGTCCGCTATTCTGAGGCGCAGCGCGATGCCGCGCTGGCGACCTATGAAAAGACGATCCAGACCGCGTTCCAGGAAACCGCCGATGCGCTGGCCCGGCAGGGGACGATCGCCGACCAGCTGGGGGCCAATCGCCGCTTCCTGACGGCGGCGGCGGATACCTATCGCCTGACCGAAGCCAGCTATCGCGGCGGGATCACGCCCTTCTTGAACACGCTGGACGCGCAGCGCTCGCTCTATTCAGCGCAGCGCACGGTGATCGCGACCCAGCTGACGGCGGCGAGCAACCGCGTCACCCTCTACCGCGTGCTGGGCGGCGACTCGCTGCTGGAGGCGACGGCCAACGGCCCGGTGCCGGTCAGCCCCGCCGGCTGA
- a CDS encoding efflux RND transporter permease subunit — MLSRVFIDRPIFAWVLAIIVMLAGVGAIMGLPIAQYPDVAPPQVSIRATFPGASAQTLQNSVTQVIEQQLTGIDGLLYFQSSSSSRGSVSITATFAKGTDPDIAQVQVQNQVQQAVARLPQQVQQQGLVVRKSNPDFLLIAGVYDETNRMTNQDVSDYLVSNLQDPLGRIQGVGDTNVFGSQYAMRIWLNPEKLASYQLMPSDVTTAIQNQNTEVAAGEVGGTPSASTQMLNATVTSQSRLQTPEQFREIIVKTLNNGATVKLSDVARIELGAESYAAVSRINQHPGAGIAVLMAPGADALKTAELVKAEITRVAKGFPPGLKVAYANDTTAFIKLSIDEVVKTLIEAIILVVIVMFVFLQSWRATLVPTIAVPVVLLGTFAIFYMAGFSINTLTLFGLVLAIGLLVDDAIVVVENVERLLEENPDMTPREATIESMREITVALVAIALVLSAVFLPMAFFGGSTGVIYRQFSITIVSAMILSVAVAIILSPALTATLLKQKAKEGEDGAWLDRKFPRVAHGLQRAKDGFNRRFDWTVEKYVSAVRTVVDRKWLFLLIYVGVVALLAILFLRLPTGFLPTEDQGAAIVQFRLPAGATQNRTMEIQRRVEQYFAQHEGKNVQVLFSVAGGGGGGTSGQNTGQGFINFVDWADRKGKENSADAITGRASAAFRGLRDAQVFALVPPAVRGLGQSDGFTMELQNTSGMPLEKFEAVRDELLAKANADPKLASVRLTELPDIATLRVDLDQQKLSALGLSQQQVNSTLSTAWGGQYVNDFIDRGRVKRVYVQGDAPYRAEPEDLKQWFVRGSSGQMAPFSSFSTINWGVAPTTLSRFNGIPSYEFQGSAAPGYSSGDAMQRMTELAADIPGTSVAWAGLSYQERLSGGQAPILYGLSILVVFLCLAALYESWSIPFAVLLVIPLGLIGAVAFVTLRGLTNDVYLQIGLLTTMGLAAKNAILMIEFAEQAEKQGKRIIDAALEAAKIRLRPILMTSFAFIFGVLPLAISTGAGANSRIAIGTAVIGGMLTATVLAIFYIPLFFVLVRRSVRNGLARLRGRPTSEHGAGHSPAATEGAEKA, encoded by the coding sequence ATGCTCAGCCGTGTCTTCATCGATCGTCCCATCTTCGCCTGGGTCCTTGCCATCATCGTCATGCTGGCGGGCGTCGGCGCGATCATGGGCCTGCCCATCGCGCAATATCCCGACGTCGCCCCGCCCCAGGTGTCGATCCGCGCCACCTTCCCCGGCGCCTCGGCGCAGACGCTGCAAAACTCGGTCACCCAGGTCATCGAACAGCAGCTGACCGGCATTGACGGGCTTCTCTATTTCCAGTCCTCCTCGTCCAGCCGCGGCTCGGTGTCGATCACCGCCACCTTCGCCAAGGGCACCGACCCCGACATCGCGCAGGTCCAGGTCCAGAACCAGGTCCAGCAGGCGGTCGCGCGCCTGCCGCAACAGGTGCAGCAACAGGGCCTGGTCGTCCGCAAGTCGAACCCCGACTTCCTGTTGATCGCGGGCGTCTATGACGAGACGAACCGGATGACGAATCAGGACGTCTCCGACTATCTCGTCTCCAATCTCCAGGACCCGCTGGGCCGTATCCAGGGCGTCGGCGACACCAACGTGTTCGGATCGCAATATGCGATGCGCATCTGGCTGAACCCGGAAAAGCTGGCCTCGTACCAGCTGATGCCCTCGGACGTGACCACCGCGATCCAGAACCAGAATACCGAGGTCGCGGCGGGCGAGGTCGGCGGCACGCCGTCCGCCTCGACCCAGATGCTCAACGCCACCGTGACCTCGCAGTCGCGCCTCCAGACGCCCGAGCAGTTCCGAGAGATCATCGTCAAGACGCTGAACAACGGCGCGACCGTCAAGCTGTCCGACGTGGCGCGGATCGAGCTGGGCGCGGAAAGCTATGCCGCGGTCAGCCGGATCAACCAGCATCCGGGCGCCGGTATCGCCGTGCTGATGGCGCCGGGCGCCGACGCGCTGAAGACCGCCGAGCTGGTCAAGGCCGAGATCACCCGCGTCGCCAAGGGCTTTCCGCCGGGCCTGAAGGTCGCCTATGCCAACGACACCACCGCCTTCATCAAGCTGTCGATCGACGAGGTGGTCAAGACGCTGATCGAGGCGATCATCCTCGTCGTCATTGTCATGTTCGTCTTCCTGCAAAGCTGGCGCGCGACCCTGGTCCCGACGATCGCGGTGCCGGTGGTGCTGCTGGGCACCTTTGCCATCTTCTACATGGCGGGCTTCTCGATCAACACGCTGACCCTGTTCGGGCTGGTGCTGGCGATCGGTCTGCTGGTCGACGACGCGATCGTGGTCGTGGAGAATGTCGAGCGTCTGCTCGAGGAAAATCCGGATATGACCCCGCGCGAGGCGACGATCGAGTCGATGCGCGAGATCACCGTAGCGCTGGTCGCCATCGCGCTGGTCCTGTCGGCGGTGTTCCTGCCGATGGCGTTCTTCGGCGGGTCGACCGGCGTCATCTATCGCCAGTTCTCGATCACCATCGTCTCGGCGATGATCCTGTCGGTGGCGGTCGCGATCATCCTGTCGCCCGCGCTGACCGCGACGCTGCTCAAGCAGAAGGCGAAGGAGGGCGAGGACGGCGCCTGGCTCGACCGCAAATTCCCGCGCGTGGCGCATGGGCTCCAGCGCGCGAAGGACGGGTTCAACCGCCGCTTCGACTGGACGGTCGAGAAATATGTCTCGGCCGTGCGCACCGTGGTCGACCGCAAATGGCTGTTCCTGCTGATCTATGTCGGCGTCGTCGCGCTGCTGGCGATCCTGTTCCTGCGCCTGCCCACCGGCTTCCTGCCGACCGAGGACCAGGGCGCGGCCATCGTCCAGTTCCGCCTGCCCGCCGGTGCGACGCAGAACCGCACCATGGAGATCCAGCGCCGCGTCGAGCAATATTTCGCGCAGCATGAGGGCAAGAACGTCCAGGTGCTGTTCTCGGTCGCGGGCGGCGGTGGTGGCGGCACCAGCGGCCAGAATACCGGCCAGGGCTTCATCAACTTCGTCGACTGGGCCGATCGCAAGGGCAAGGAAAACAGCGCCGATGCGATTACCGGCCGCGCCTCCGCCGCGTTCCGGGGCTTGCGCGACGCGCAGGTCTTCGCGCTGGTCCCTCCCGCCGTGCGCGGCCTGGGCCAGTCGGACGGCTTCACCATGGAGTTGCAGAACACCTCCGGCATGCCGCTGGAGAAGTTCGAGGCGGTGCGCGACGAATTACTCGCCAAGGCCAATGCCGATCCCAAGCTGGCCTCGGTCCGCCTGACCGAGCTGCCCGACATCGCCACGCTGCGCGTCGACCTCGACCAGCAGAAGCTGTCCGCGCTCGGCCTGTCGCAGCAACAGGTGAACAGCACGCTGTCCACCGCCTGGGGCGGGCAATATGTCAACGACTTCATCGACCGGGGCCGCGTGAAGCGCGTCTATGTCCAGGGCGACGCGCCGTACCGCGCCGAGCCCGAGGACCTGAAGCAATGGTTCGTCCGCGGGTCGAGCGGGCAGATGGCGCCCTTCTCGTCCTTCTCGACGATCAACTGGGGCGTGGCGCCGACCACCCTGTCGCGGTTCAACGGCATCCCGTCCTATGAATTCCAGGGATCGGCCGCGCCGGGCTACAGTTCGGGCGACGCGATGCAGCGGATGACCGAACTGGCGGCGGACATCCCCGGCACCTCGGTCGCCTGGGCGGGGCTGTCCTATCAGGAACGGCTGTCGGGCGGGCAGGCGCCAATCCTGTACGGGCTGTCGATCCTGGTCGTCTTCCTGTGCCTGGCGGCGCTCTATGAAAGCTGGTCGATCCCGTTCGCGGTGCTGCTGGTCATCCCGCTGGGCCTGATCGGCGCGGTCGCCTTCGTGACGCTGCGCGGGCTGACCAACGACGTCTATCTCCAGATCGGCCTGCTGACGACGATGGGGCTGGCGGCCAAGAACGCCATCCTGATGATCGAGTTCGCCGAGCAGGCGGAGAAACAGGGCAAGCGGATCATCGACGCCGCGCTGGAGGCGGCCAAGATCCGCCTGCGGCCGATCCTGATGACCAGCTTCGCCTTCATCTTCGGCGTGCTGCCGCTCGCCATCTCGACTGGCGCGGGCGCGAACAGCCGGATCGCGATCGGCACGGCGGTGATCGGGGGCATGCTGACCGCGACCGTGCTCGCGATCTTCTATATCCCGCTCTTCTTCGTGCTGGTCCGCCGGTCGGTGCGCAACGGCCTGGCCCGTCTGCGTGGGCGTCCGACTAGCGAGCATGGCGCGGGGCATAGTCCCGCCGCCACCGAAGGCGCGGAGAAGGCCTGA
- a CDS encoding efflux RND transporter periplasmic adaptor subunit yields MLAGTAMAVALLTLSGCGGKEAGGAAKGRNGTQATPTVGFVTVQPTDAPIVTELAARTSAFESSDVRPQVTGIIRRRLFTEGALVKRGQPLYEIDPRLYRAAANQAAANLQSAQANAEATRIQAERYRPLAQIEAISKQDYTNAQASARQAAAQVAQTRAALETARVNLQFTTVPAPISGRIGRSLFTVGALVSSNQTDPLAQIQRLDPIFVDIQQSASDLLSLRRSLSARDGLIPASAQVRLRLEDGTDYGQVGTVEFAEAVVDPQTGTVTLRARFPNPQGLLLPGMFVRARFAQAIDTSAYLVPQQAVSRDAKGNATLFVVGPNDKVQQRTVKAERTQGSFWVVTDGLKPGDRIITQGLSNLRDGQSVRAVPANSPQKVQPPSPEQMKTMQAAKGKAG; encoded by the coding sequence ATGCTCGCCGGTACGGCCATGGCCGTCGCACTGCTGACGCTGTCGGGATGCGGCGGGAAGGAAGCGGGTGGCGCCGCCAAGGGACGCAATGGCACGCAGGCGACGCCGACCGTCGGCTTCGTGACCGTGCAGCCGACCGACGCCCCGATCGTGACCGAGCTGGCCGCGCGGACCAGCGCCTTTGAAAGCTCCGACGTCCGGCCGCAGGTGACCGGCATCATCCGCCGCCGCCTGTTCACCGAGGGCGCGCTCGTCAAGCGCGGCCAGCCGCTCTACGAGATCGATCCGCGCCTCTATCGCGCCGCCGCCAACCAGGCCGCCGCGAACCTGCAAAGCGCGCAGGCCAATGCCGAAGCGACGCGGATCCAGGCCGAACGCTATCGCCCGCTGGCGCAGATCGAGGCGATCTCGAAGCAGGACTATACCAACGCCCAGGCCAGCGCCCGCCAGGCCGCGGCCCAGGTCGCGCAGACCCGCGCCGCGCTGGAGACGGCGCGGGTGAACCTGCAATTCACCACCGTCCCCGCGCCGATCAGCGGGCGGATCGGCCGCTCGCTGTTCACCGTCGGCGCGCTGGTCAGCTCGAACCAGACCGATCCGCTGGCGCAGATCCAGCGGCTCGATCCGATCTTCGTCGATATCCAGCAATCGGCGAGCGACCTGTTGTCGCTGCGGCGCAGCCTGTCGGCGCGCGACGGCCTGATCCCCGCCAGCGCGCAGGTCCGGCTGCGGCTGGAGGACGGCACCGATTACGGGCAGGTCGGCACGGTCGAATTCGCCGAGGCGGTGGTCGATCCGCAGACCGGCACCGTGACGCTGCGCGCGCGCTTCCCCAATCCGCAGGGGCTGCTGCTGCCCGGCATGTTCGTTCGCGCGCGGTTCGCGCAGGCGATCGACACCAGCGCCTATCTGGTCCCCCAGCAGGCGGTATCGCGCGACGCGAAGGGCAATGCGACGCTGTTCGTCGTCGGGCCGAACGACAAGGTGCAGCAGAGGACGGTGAAGGCCGAACGCACGCAGGGCAGCTTCTGGGTGGTCACCGACGGGCTGAAGCCGGGCGATCGCATCATCACCCAGGGCCTGTCCAACCTGCGCGACGGCCAGAGCGTGCGCGCGGTGCCCGCCAACAGCCCGCAAAAGGTCCAGCCCCCCTCGCCCGAACAGATGAAGACGATGCAGGCCGCCAAGGGCAAGGCGGGCTGA
- the rpiA gene encoding ribose-5-phosphate isomerase RpiA, whose translation MTDRDADKRLAAAAAVDEVCDNMLVGLGTGSTAAHAIAALAARKLRIDAVATSEASAALATSLGIRVRDFATVSRVDLAIDGADAIDARLRAVKGAGGAMLREKVVAASAGRMIVIADGSKRVARLGGAALPVEILPFAAAFAASRLAQLFVRCVERQDYRTDNGNIVIDGHGWDDAAPRALADALMAIPGVVGHGLFLSEIDAAYIADDGIVTRLERGRNPR comes from the coding sequence ATGACCGATCGCGATGCCGATAAGCGCCTGGCCGCTGCCGCAGCGGTCGATGAGGTTTGCGACAACATGCTCGTCGGACTGGGAACGGGATCGACGGCCGCCCATGCCATCGCCGCGCTGGCCGCCCGAAAGCTGAGGATCGACGCCGTCGCCACGTCCGAGGCAAGCGCCGCGCTGGCGACGTCGCTGGGAATCCGGGTACGCGATTTCGCCACGGTCTCGCGCGTCGACCTGGCGATCGACGGGGCGGATGCGATCGATGCGCGGCTGCGTGCGGTCAAGGGCGCGGGTGGCGCTATGCTGCGCGAGAAGGTCGTGGCGGCGTCCGCCGGCCGGATGATCGTGATCGCTGATGGGTCAAAACGCGTGGCGCGTCTGGGCGGCGCGGCGCTGCCGGTCGAGATACTGCCCTTCGCGGCGGCCTTTGCGGCGTCGCGGCTGGCGCAACTGTTCGTCCGCTGCGTCGAGCGACAGGATTACCGGACCGACAATGGCAATATCGTCATCGACGGCCATGGCTGGGACGATGCGGCCCCGCGTGCGTTGGCGGACGCGCTGATGGCGATCCCCGGCGTCGTCGGGCATGGCCTGTTCCTCAGCGAAATCGATGCCGCCTATATTGCCGACGACGGAATCGTTACCCGGCTGGAACGGGGGCGGAACCCGCGCTAA